One window of the Terriglobales bacterium genome contains the following:
- a CDS encoding RNA chaperone Hfq — translation MSFRGIPRPSKKGKNPPPEETYEESAYLKSLGEKQKPVVVKLIDGEIVKGWIEYYDKNMVRVTREGAPNLFIFKHQIMYIAEDSGRRKP, via the coding sequence CGTCCCTCGAAGAAAGGCAAGAATCCGCCGCCGGAAGAGACTTACGAAGAGTCGGCGTATCTGAAGAGCCTGGGTGAGAAGCAAAAGCCCGTCGTAGTGAAGCTGATTGACGGAGAAATAGTAAAGGGCTGGATCGAGTACTACGACAAGAATATGGTGCGCGTGACCCGGGAAGGCGCCCCCAACCTGTTCATTTTCAAACACCAAATCATGTATATCGCCGAAGACAGCGGGCGGCGGAAACCCTGA